The following are encoded in a window of Flavobacterium cupriresistens genomic DNA:
- a CDS encoding PepSY-associated TM helix domain-containing protein — translation MTVIKQQTSKPQKKGKSRFSKVNAWLHLWLGLASGIIVFIMGITGCILVFEEEIRQFTSPWLYVEAQESEQLLPPSKVYSIVQKAVPKKEIHGLWYNGLDKSIKVDIESDSLLYVNPYNGKITGIVHHEDFFHFVDEGHRNLWLEREIGAQITAWATFIFFFLLISGLILWLPKKWNKTTVKNSFKIKWDAKLKRLNYDLHNVMGFYVIVLAVLISFTGMLMSFHWLRESTYWISGGWADVKDKKEQPVPIKKDTLSGQQMTKLAAADFIWKKVRTEIAKENKEAVIIHFPDDPKEDFYACTDMHKGIWRDLYFDSKTLELLPKSEKYISNERFSDWLMRSNYSLHIGAIGGLPTKIIYFIGSLICASLPITGFYIWWGRKKKKPVASKP, via the coding sequence ATGACCGTTATCAAACAACAAACATCCAAACCACAAAAAAAAGGAAAATCCCGTTTCAGTAAAGTCAATGCCTGGTTGCATTTATGGTTGGGACTTGCTTCCGGAATTATTGTTTTTATAATGGGAATTACGGGTTGCATATTGGTTTTTGAAGAAGAAATCAGGCAATTTACTTCGCCGTGGTTGTATGTTGAAGCTCAAGAATCAGAGCAATTATTACCTCCTTCTAAGGTTTACAGCATAGTTCAGAAAGCGGTACCGAAAAAAGAAATACATGGTTTATGGTACAATGGTTTGGATAAATCAATAAAGGTCGATATCGAATCGGATTCATTGCTTTATGTAAATCCATACAATGGTAAAATTACCGGAATTGTACATCATGAAGACTTTTTCCATTTCGTAGACGAAGGACATCGTAATCTCTGGTTAGAGCGTGAAATTGGAGCGCAGATCACAGCTTGGGCAACCTTTATTTTTTTCTTTTTGTTAATCAGCGGACTTATTCTCTGGTTGCCAAAAAAATGGAATAAAACCACTGTAAAAAATAGTTTTAAGATAAAATGGGATGCAAAGCTCAAACGTTTAAATTATGATCTTCATAATGTAATGGGGTTTTATGTGATTGTTTTAGCCGTCCTTATCTCTTTTACCGGTATGCTGATGAGTTTTCATTGGCTCAGAGAAAGTACGTATTGGATCAGCGGTGGCTGGGCCGATGTAAAAGATAAGAAAGAACAACCTGTACCAATAAAAAAAGATACATTATCCGGGCAACAAATGACGAAACTGGCTGCTGCCGATTTTATTTGGAAAAAAGTACGTACCGAAATCGCCAAAGAGAATAAAGAAGCCGTGATTATTCATTTTCCCGATGATCCAAAAGAAGATTTTTACGCCTGTACCGATATGCATAAGGGAATTTGGAGAGATTTATATTTTGATTCAAAAACCTTAGAGCTGCTTCCAAAATCAGAAAAATATATTAGTAACGAACGCTTCTCAGATTGGTTAATGCGTTCTAATTACAGTCTTCATATTGGAGCGATCGGAGGATTGCCAACCAAAATTATCTATTTTATTGGCAGTTTAATCTGTGCCAGTTTACCAATTACCGGATTTTATATCTGGTGGGGAAGAAAGAAAAAAAAGCCTGTGGCCAGTAAGCCTTAA
- a CDS encoding outer membrane beta-barrel family protein, with translation MKNIITSLMLVFSVYSYSQTEKETDSVVETTINALEEIVITKKKVLYTQKSDRLVFNVENSIISEGGTALDVLSRAPGVVVSQDGDLSIRGQQGVAVMINGKLTQLSQKELANYLKSTASSNIKQIEVITNPSSKYDATGKAGIINIVLKKPNSSGLKGTAFTSYARGRKNRTNSGFNLNYNKDKWGVYGNYSYTFRGEEERKKFNQLQYTDETRQTVSSKNHQTSVTDEPLTSNNFKIGTQYEISPKTNLEVYVDAKIGRYQNIADGRNTLFNAMNQLQFDAATYNDSKEKWNDYTYAFSGVHKFDTEGKTMSFDFEYETSKFRSNQFQSAQNIDPASMVEIDDRRGFIPSQLRVFTGKVDFVNPLKEKQSIEWGFKGSIKNNDNPSIYEYSQNKEWITDLKSTNHFEYKEQIYAAYVNYKYQLEKLNIQGGIRTEYTAINILQKTMNEEHKDDYLKWFPSLSLKYEFTENHAMHASYSKRINRPSQFDLNPFRFYDDSFNYSQGNPNLIPEITHAAEIGYAWKSAFMATVYFNKTKDVFTEVYVYNPADNTTVTSQINVDKSYNYGVNITNTAEIYKWWSVNTLLNVFENKFMGKVVNTEKIDPIVTLNMNVQNSFTITETWKAEANAQYQSKSNLGIYERDSFFDFSIGISKQVLANKGSIKLNVTDIFNTNNFYINSVIRQTSIDKRYDLDNRIATLAFTYRI, from the coding sequence ATGAAAAATATTATAACCTCCCTTATGCTTGTCTTTTCGGTGTACAGTTATTCGCAAACCGAAAAAGAAACCGATAGTGTTGTCGAAACCACTATTAATGCTTTAGAAGAAATTGTAATCACCAAAAAGAAGGTTTTATATACTCAAAAATCAGATCGACTTGTATTTAATGTCGAAAACAGTATTATTTCTGAAGGAGGAACTGCCTTAGACGTTTTGTCGCGTGCTCCGGGCGTTGTTGTCTCTCAGGATGGCGATTTATCAATAAGAGGACAACAGGGGGTTGCTGTGATGATAAATGGTAAACTGACGCAGCTTTCACAAAAAGAACTTGCCAATTATTTAAAATCTACAGCCTCCTCTAATATCAAACAAATTGAAGTTATTACGAATCCTTCTTCAAAATACGACGCTACAGGAAAGGCCGGAATCATCAATATTGTATTAAAAAAACCAAATTCATCCGGTCTTAAGGGAACAGCTTTTACAAGTTATGCCAGAGGGCGAAAAAACCGAACCAATTCCGGATTTAATTTAAACTACAACAAAGATAAATGGGGTGTTTATGGTAATTACAGTTATACTTTCAGGGGAGAAGAGGAACGCAAAAAATTCAATCAGCTGCAATATACTGATGAAACCCGACAAACGGTTTCTTCTAAAAACCATCAAACTTCTGTGACTGACGAACCGCTTACGTCAAACAATTTCAAAATTGGAACGCAATACGAAATCTCTCCGAAAACGAATTTAGAGGTCTACGTTGATGCTAAAATCGGTCGCTATCAAAATATAGCGGATGGTAGAAATACGCTGTTTAATGCAATGAATCAATTACAATTTGATGCTGCCACTTACAATGACAGCAAAGAAAAATGGAACGATTACACCTATGCATTTTCGGGAGTTCATAAATTCGATACGGAAGGCAAAACGATGTCGTTTGATTTTGAATATGAAACCTCGAAATTCAGATCCAATCAGTTTCAGAGTGCCCAAAATATAGACCCTGCCAGTATGGTTGAAATCGATGACCGCAGGGGTTTTATTCCTTCTCAATTGCGAGTCTTTACAGGAAAAGTTGATTTTGTCAATCCTTTAAAAGAAAAACAAAGCATAGAATGGGGTTTTAAAGGGAGTATAAAAAACAACGACAACCCTTCGATTTATGAATATTCACAGAATAAGGAGTGGATAACCGATCTTAAATCCACCAATCATTTTGAATATAAAGAGCAAATTTACGCCGCATACGTTAACTATAAATATCAATTGGAAAAACTAAATATCCAAGGAGGTATCAGAACCGAATATACGGCTATAAATATTCTGCAAAAAACCATGAATGAGGAACATAAAGACGATTATCTGAAATGGTTCCCAAGTCTTTCGTTAAAATATGAATTCACCGAAAACCATGCGATGCACGCTTCTTACAGCAAAAGAATCAACAGACCAAGCCAGTTTGATCTGAATCCATTCCGATTTTATGATGATTCGTTCAATTATTCACAAGGAAATCCAAATTTAATTCCTGAAATAACGCATGCAGCAGAAATAGGTTATGCCTGGAAAAGCGCTTTTATGGCTACTGTATATTTCAACAAAACTAAAGACGTTTTTACAGAAGTTTACGTCTATAATCCGGCAGATAATACTACCGTGACTTCGCAGATTAACGTTGACAAATCGTATAATTATGGTGTAAATATCACCAATACTGCCGAAATCTACAAATGGTGGTCTGTAAATACGCTTCTTAATGTTTTCGAAAATAAGTTTATGGGGAAAGTCGTAAACACAGAAAAAATCGATCCTATAGTAACGCTAAACATGAACGTTCAGAATTCATTCACCATTACAGAAACCTGGAAAGCGGAAGCAAATGCACAATATCAATCGAAATCAAATCTTGGTATTTACGAGCGCGACAGTTTCTTTGACTTCAGTATCGGAATTTCTAAACAGGTTTTAGCCAATAAAGGAAGCATCAAACTTAATGTTACCGATATTTTCAACACTAATAACTTTTACATCAATTCGGTTATCAGACAAACAAGCATCGATAAAAGATACGATCTTGATAATCGCATTGCAACACTAGCATTCACCTACAGAATCTAA
- the gldA gene encoding gliding motility-associated ABC transporter ATP-binding subunit GldA — MSIEVNSISKSYGTQKALNEVSFKIEKGEIVGFLGPNGAGKSTLMKILTTYLLADSGSALVNGHDVMTNTKAVQLSIGYLPEHNPLYLDLYVREYLAFNADVYQVEKARIEEVIQLTGLSVESHKKIGQLSKGYRQRVGLANALLHNPDVLILDEPTTGLDPNQLMEIRNVIKNVGKNKTVFLSTHIMQEVEAICDRVIIIDKGQIVADKKLDKLISEDKQQVIEVEFDYQVEPQLLAKLENISSYVNTHDMIWELTFVTEKDMRPALFDFANENGLKTLQLNQKNKNLEAVFREITK, encoded by the coding sequence ATGTCGATAGAAGTAAACAGTATATCAAAAAGTTACGGAACGCAAAAAGCGCTTAATGAAGTTTCATTTAAGATTGAAAAGGGTGAAATCGTTGGATTTCTTGGTCCAAACGGAGCCGGAAAATCTACTCTGATGAAAATTTTGACTACTTATTTACTTGCCGATAGCGGCTCAGCCCTTGTAAATGGTCATGATGTCATGACAAACACTAAGGCAGTACAACTTTCTATTGGCTACTTACCGGAGCACAACCCCTTATATTTGGATTTGTATGTTCGTGAGTATTTGGCTTTTAACGCTGATGTTTATCAGGTAGAAAAAGCAAGAATCGAAGAAGTAATACAACTGACAGGACTGTCAGTTGAAAGTCATAAAAAAATAGGTCAGTTGTCAAAAGGATACCGCCAGCGTGTGGGACTTGCCAATGCTTTACTACACAATCCTGATGTTTTGATTTTGGACGAACCAACTACCGGTCTGGATCCTAACCAGTTAATGGAAATCCGAAATGTAATTAAAAATGTAGGGAAAAATAAAACCGTTTTTCTGTCAACGCACATCATGCAAGAGGTCGAAGCCATCTGTGATCGTGTCATAATTATTGACAAAGGACAAATTGTAGCGGATAAAAAGTTAGACAAATTAATTTCTGAAGACAAACAACAGGTAATCGAAGTGGAATTTGATTATCAGGTAGAGCCGCAATTACTAGCCAAACTCGAAAATATCAGCTCTTACGTTAATACGCATGACATGATCTGGGAACTTACTTTTGTTACTGAAAAAGACATGCGCCCTGCCCTTTTTGACTTCGCCAATGAAAATGGGTTAAAAACGCTACAACTAAATCAGAAAAACAAAAACCTGGAGGCTGTGTTTAGAGAAATTACTAAATAA
- a CDS encoding outer membrane beta-barrel protein yields MKKFLIIAALAMTSFVSAQKGTVLVGGNIGYASETTDFGGVESKESEFSFSPRVGYQFNDNWTVGGEFTVASSKNDQGGGSPEYKTNSSRFGAFVRYSVPLSQTFSVFADLGAGFQNQTNKRIENNGFSTKTKADGMYVGVTPALFINMKKGFGLNFSIGGLGYETLSYDNNGADVSKFYFNFGQTFNIGISKNF; encoded by the coding sequence ATGAAAAAATTTTTAATTATCGCTGCTTTGGCGATGACTAGTTTTGTAAGCGCGCAAAAAGGAACTGTATTAGTAGGTGGAAACATTGGTTATGCTTCTGAGACTACAGATTTTGGAGGAGTAGAATCAAAAGAAAGCGAATTTAGCTTTTCTCCTAGAGTAGGATACCAATTTAATGACAATTGGACTGTTGGAGGTGAATTTACAGTTGCTTCTTCAAAAAACGATCAAGGAGGAGGATCACCAGAATATAAAACAAACAGTTCTAGATTTGGAGCATTTGTACGTTATTCAGTGCCATTGAGCCAAACTTTTTCTGTTTTTGCTGATTTAGGAGCTGGTTTCCAAAATCAAACAAACAAAAGAATTGAGAATAATGGTTTTTCTACAAAAACTAAAGCGGATGGTATGTATGTTGGTGTAACTCCAGCTCTTTTCATCAATATGAAAAAAGGTTTCGGTTTAAACTTCAGTATTGGTGGTTTAGGATACGAAACATTAAGCTACGATAACAACGGAGCAGATGTTAGTAAATTCTACTTTAACTTCGGACAAACATTTAATATTGGAATTTCTAAGAATTTTTAA
- a CDS encoding outer membrane beta-barrel protein: protein MKKILVIVVFAMFSYANAQKGSVLVMGSVYYNSETVSELGSDNKSHYFGFTPKVGYQFHENWTTGIEVGISTSKQGNSNSDYKDKTLSTGGFLRYSKPLSETFCVYADLGLGFQKRKETYQNDFAYTVNEGDGFYIGLTPALLINVGKGFGLNFNIGGLKYDTLNYNENEHSEVNRKRFNFNLGQAFSFGISKNF, encoded by the coding sequence ATGAAAAAAATTCTTGTTATTGTAGTATTTGCCATGTTTAGCTATGCAAATGCACAAAAAGGTTCTGTTTTGGTTATGGGAAGTGTTTACTACAATTCAGAAACGGTATCCGAGTTGGGATCTGACAATAAAAGCCATTATTTTGGCTTTACTCCTAAAGTAGGATATCAATTTCATGAAAACTGGACAACCGGTATTGAGGTTGGAATTTCAACTTCTAAACAAGGAAATAGTAATAGTGACTATAAAGATAAGACCCTTTCGACAGGAGGTTTTTTGAGATATTCTAAACCGTTAAGTGAGACTTTTTGTGTTTATGCTGATTTAGGACTTGGTTTTCAAAAGCGAAAAGAAACATATCAGAATGATTTTGCTTATACAGTTAATGAAGGAGATGGGTTTTATATTGGTCTTACGCCGGCACTTTTAATAAATGTAGGTAAGGGTTTTGGTTTGAATTTCAATATAGGGGGCCTAAAATATGATACTTTAAATTATAATGAAAATGAGCATAGTGAGGTGAATAGAAAACGATTTAATTTTAATCTGGGACAAGCATTTTCTTTCGGGATTTCGAAGAATTTCTAG